From the genome of Prunus persica cultivar Lovell chromosome G8, Prunus_persica_NCBIv2, whole genome shotgun sequence:
TAAAGCCAATCGGGTGTAGCAAATGGAAAAAAGCATTGAATTGCCGAAAATCTCAGATTCGAACTATCATGATATATTTATAGTGTATgtgtgagaaattttttttctgatttatagTTATGTTTGACATATCATATACTCGATTCTCGTTCCTTAAAATTTGTAACggttttattgaaaaaaatttatttttagttataacATCACCTAACATCGACGTAATGTTACTAATTTACTAAAATTCTGCTATATTCAagccaaaaaattaatatcaacaAAGTTAGCACATGGAAGCCTTTTCATATGATGCACAAAagttacaagttacaacaaattttggggCTAACATTGTGTAATTTGGTAAAATAATCACATtccaattttgaacttcatttATTTACAAAGTATGAATCACTACTATATTATCTGTCCATTTGTTGGTATTGAAAATTTGAGATAATACTTGATAAATTAGTCCTTTGCTAATGTCATTGTCATGTCACACAATCGTATAGCATGTCTCTGTGGTTTCTAATTATACATGACTTTcatgattttaaaaaagaaagggaataaTTATACCAAGACTTTttacccaaagaaaaaaatatattatagcATGACTTGTCTAATTTGTGAATGTCATCATCACGTCACAGAATCATTATAGCGCAACTATTTCCCTTAAGCATCCTCAACTTATTTTAGGCCGCAATTCTTTCTCGTTTTCCCCAACTCTTTTGTTCATTTAAAATCGCAATGCctaaattttcatttgcattttggactaaatttttttatttttattttattataataatttcaatatatatatattttgaacaaaaatttaGAGGGAGATTTGCTACTTTTACCACCAGTGCTTAGGCAGACCCACAATCTCGAGCTGTAAGAACTTATGTCTGGCACCTAATTACCAACTGTTACCAACTGTTACcgctatgaatttatataagAAATTACAAATAGCGCACCAACAAAAATTGCTGACAGCGAAATTTAAACACTGTTGGGTAGTGGGGTTATACAAAGTGCATGTACCTTATCACTTGAACCAACCCTTGTTGGCAATTTCAATCTActttcaaactcaaaagaaataGTTAAAACGATTACCCATTTGCATTTGGTTGACTTTCCTCTAGATTGATGGAGAAAATTCCTTCCACTCTCACTCAGTCACCAACCCATTGTCTCTCCTTGTCATTCATTTTTAGAATTCTTTTTAATCCATtttgcttcattttttttataaaaaaaatttaatacagATTTTGTAATATGTTACAACCTAATAatttgttaaaagtgaaggcttattattcaaataataaaggtcataaaaaaaaaattcaaatgataAAGTGATTTTATCTCTACATCGAAAAGCTGAGTTTGATTCTTACATTCTGCTTCCTTAGAATCAAAACATTACTTATTGAAAGGGCAGAAATTATGAGCACCAACAAAACAAGTATTCAACTCTCTCCattagaaaagcaaaaaaaattattttgaccTCCCAAGCATGAAATTGAGGTcagagagggagaaagagacaTTAGTGGAGGACTAAGTTAGGGAGACTTGAGCTTAATAAGAAGCATTACAACTGACAACATGTTTTATTTGTCTTACCAACCAATTTTGAAAAGGGGTCAATTAGGCCGTTTTGCACCACTCCATCTGCCTACATATAAGAACCCTAGCCAACATTTGAATTCACAATCTCATTCTCAAGTCTCATCCTCTCAACCCTCTAAAATTTCCATCTATCTTCCTTCTCCTTGAGTTGCATTTGAAAGTGAATAATGGGTTCCCATTATTTTGCACAAGCCCTAGCTATGGTGCTAGTTGCTTCAATGCTGGCAGTTGGCTCAGCCAACAAGGATTGGCAACATGGCAACTACACTGGTTGGGGTTTCAACCATGGCCTCAACGAGACCAAAGGACCCAACAAAATCACAGTTGGTGGGTCGGAAAACTGGCATTACGGATTTGACTACAAACAATGGGCTTGGAAGAATGGCCCATTTTACATCAATGACACTCTAGGTGAGTTCGCAACTTTTTGTTCATCTTTAGCTTCCTTAAGCATTTTGGGGGGAAAGTAAAAAAGCTTGCTTCTGTTCAAGGATGTTTAAGTTTACTAGCATGCTGCATGCTCTAATTATACATATGAAATGTTGTCTTCTATTGATATCTGTAAGTTGCTCAATTACGCATGTTATCTATATTGACATCCTGATAACACAACATAACACGTGAAATTATCAAGCAACATAAAGTTTCCTTAGTTACATTTGTCATAATTACATTAATTCTACTGTGCAATTTGCTTCACTATAAGCAACCCTTTTTCCATGATGAACATGCAGTTTTCAAGTATGATCCTCCAAATGACACCACACGTCCTCACAGCGTGTACTTGTTCCAAAACCCTTGGAGCTTCATGAAGTGTGATTTAAGCCAAGCCAAGATGGTGGGAAAACCGACACAAGGAGGTGGAAAAGGCTTTGAGTTTGTGCTCAAGAGTTGGCAGCCTTACTACTTCGCTTGCGGCGAGTACGATGGCCTCCATTGTAAGGACGGACTGATGAGGTTCGCCGTCTTCCCAATGTTTCGCGGCTGGCATTACTGATCTTCTGGCAATGGAGCCTTTctaattttcataattatgTTCATTACTCTGTGAGCAAATAACAAGACTATTGGTGTGCAAGTTTTGAGAGAGTATAGTtgataatttcataattattaattcttgTGTTAACTAGTGTAAGATATAATACATTATATGATACGTGTGCCGTTTTTTGTAGcagaaatttataaataagcTATTAAAAATTCATTGTCTTCCTACTTTTATTAACCTTATAGGCAAACATCCATCATTATCAAGTTGGAAAGGATGATAATAGGTCCTAGTCATTAACTTTGTTACTCATTCAacagcaaattttttttcaacgattgGAATTCACAGatcatttttataaacaaaatattattaagATATCTAATTGTGaccaataaaataaacaaacaatgtatttcaaataaatactaaaattataattatttaattcaaatttggatttaaataatttgttgTAAAGatgatttaaaaaattataataaaaaataaataaatagttcGAATCATTAAAAAACATGAGGTTGCATACTTTTCAAGCAAGCCAGCTCTTatagtttcttcttttcctcccTATTTAAATTTCTAATCTTTGCTTCAAGATTTATAAACCATGTTGTGTCCTTGAGATATTTATCTCTTCCTTTAAGTCAACTATTTGataatttgtatatttttgtaaCTTTGTTTAGTGGTGTCTTGTCCTCAAAAAGTGACTCGATTCAGAATTTTTAGGGCTTTGTCATAATTATAGCTGAGTTAGTTATTTCCcttaaaaatgattaaaattgTTTATGTTGAGTTTCCCCAAAGTCCTTTAATCTCTTTGggttattattataataatatgaaGAGAGCTGTTGAGGAAATAGAAAACGTGAATGTGAATGAGCGACTAGAGATAGAAAAATGAAAGGCTATTTCAATTCTTACCAACTTATCTTGTTGTCCCGGCCAACAAACATGTATGAATCATTTCACAGAGTATATGTGTTCGGATAATTTAAAGTCTCGATaattagttttcaattttcatgacgagaaaacaatattaatgaaggaatttaaaaacaaaaatcacatATCTCAAAACCCTTATTTTCTGTGAAACGCAacaaaaaaggacaaaaagaaaatgtattaTCTTGTTCGAATTGACTGTgtcatggaaaaaaaatgaaactgtAATATTTATGAATTAATGGTACCCAAAGCTTTGATGCCACCACCACCCCCCCTCTCTCTTCCCCACAAGAAGCTTGATATCTATCtcaacaaattaataatttatttaataaaacgatattttaaattattctaatCTACAAAGAAGAGATCGGACTCAAATGCTAAGGAACAAAGACATCGCTCTACACAACTGACGTAACTCATATCAACATTTCAACAAattgatataaaaaaaagggcttTTGACGCTGAGAAAATACTTTAGAACATGCCCTTCCTTTTGAAGAAAACCTCATTTTATTTGAAGCATCCGTTTGAACATGTATGCTATGCCAAGTTGGGTTGATCAGGCCAAATTTGCAGAGTCTTGAACATGATTAGCTAGTAAGACTCTTCCGtagtggttatttatttatttctctatGTCATCGTCATGTCACACAATCGTATGCCGTagtttttttcaaaagcatgaaATACATGTTTTCCCAACTTCTTAGGCCGCAACTTTTACTCGTTTTCCCCAATATCTAGTTCGGTTAAGATCACAATGCCTAATTTTCCATTTCACAttgactttaaaaatatatatatttagatAAACTTTTATGCTCAAAAGAAATAGTTAAAAAAAGGATAGCCCATTTGCGTTTGGTTGATTCCCTCTAGGTTTGATGGAGAAAATTCCCCCAACTCTCATTCATTTttggaatttaaaaaaatatatatcttttttgcttcatttttcagatgatttcaatgaaattattgagtaccttttttttataccGTTAATTTCACTTCGTTATGGCATCTCTAATGAATGTTACAAATGTACAAAGCAAAAGTGTACTTTTGGGTATGATATAATTTCCATGAAGAAGAGGTGTGGTGAAATTTGTTAACCTTCTCACCGCATCTGCACTAGTTAGAGTTGCTCTTAAGGAAGTCAATTTACGGCACCTCTTTTTGGGATTTTgcactttgtttctttttttcctccaatttttttgcaatatgTATTACAACGTAACAATTTGTTGAAAGTGATGACTTATAATTAAAATGATACTTTCATCTCTATACATACGAGGGATGGAGTTTAATTCTTACATTTTGCTTCCCTTGTATGAAAATTGTTGTTTATTAGATGGGAATGAAATTGAGGCTAGAGAGGGAAAAAGAGACACACGTGGAGGACTGACTTACGGAGACTTAAGCTTACAACTAACATGTTTTCTTTGTCTTACCCACCCATTTTGAAAAGGGGTCAATTAGGCCGTTTTGCACCACTCAATCTGCCTAATATAAGAACCCATTGCCAACATCTTAATTCACAATCTCATTCTTAAGTCTCCTTCTCTCAACCCTCTcaatttccttctctcttccttctcctTGAGTTGCATTTGAAAGTGAATAATGGGTTCCCATTATTTTGCACAAGCCCTAGCAATGGTGCTAATTGCTTCAATGCTGGCAGTCGGCTTAGCCAATAAGGATTGGCAACATGGCAACTACACTGGTTGGGGTTTCAACCGTGGCCTCAACAAGACCAAAGGACCCAACAAAATCACAGTTGGTGGGTCGGAAAACTGGCATTACGGATTTGACTACAAACAATGGGCTTGGAAGAATGGCCCATTTTACATCAATGACACTCTAGGTGAGTTTGCAaccttttgttcatctttagCTTCCTTAAGCCTtttggggaaaagaaaaaagcatgtTTCTGTTCAAGATGCTTACGTTCACTAGCATGCTGCATGCTCTAATTATACATATGAAATGTTGCCTTCTATTGTCAGTTGGATATCTATAAGTTGCTCAGTTACAAAAATAATCTGTATATTGATAATCTGATAACATAACATATATTACATGTGAAACTATCAAGCAACATAAAGTTCCTTTAGTTAAATTTGTCGTAAATACATTAATTCTACCATGCAATATGCTTCACTATAAGCAACCCTTTTTCCATGATGAACATGCAGTTTTCAAGTAtgatccaccaaatgacaccacACGTCCTCATAGCGTGTACTTGTTCCAAAACCCTTGGAGCTTCATGAAGTGTGATTTAAGCCAAGCCAAGATGGTGGGAAAACCGACACAAGGAGGCGGAGAAGGCTTTGAGTTTGTGCTCAAGAGCTGGCAACCTTACTACTTCGCTTGCGGCGAGCACAACGGCCTCCATTGTAAGGACGGACTGATGAGGTTCGTCGTCTTCCCAATGTTTCGCGGCTGGAATTACTGATCATCTGGCAATGGAGCCTTTctaattttcattattattaattacttTTTGAGAAAATAACAAGACTTGGTGTGCGAGTTTTGAGAGAGTATAGTTGATAATATCATAATTATTAACTCTTGTTAATTAACTAGTCTAAGATATAATACATTATATCAGACgtgtgcttttttttttttttttttttttgtaacagaatttatatataagcaATCAAAAATtcattgtcttttttttttttttttttgtgtaacATTCTCTTCCTACTTTTATTAACCTTATAGGCAAACATCCATGCAAATATTCACAACAAGGACTCCGTATCCACAATACTATTGGACTACATCAACTTGTAAGGATGATGATAGGTCCACGTCATTAACTTTCCAATTTCActacaaattttatttcaatgatCTGAACTCATACGTTTTTTTGAAGTAAATAATTggacaaattaaaaatcattAAGACTTTTAATTGTGACCAACAAAATAAGACCAATGTGTTTCAAGAAAACACTAAAATTACAatcatttaattcaaatttgaatttaagtGATTTGAAGAACGTCCTAGAAGACGATTCATTGAAAAACATAAGGGGTTGCCAAGTTTCAAGCAAGCATGCTCTTAtagtttcttcttctcctcctatAAATTCCTAATCTTTGCTTCAATATTTATAAACCATGTTGTTTCCTTGAGATTGTTATCTCTACCTTTAAGTCAACTATTTGATACTTCCTATATTTTTGTAGCTTTGTTTTGGGGTGCATATGTCGATGTGGGCAACAACCATCATGCATATATTTTAGGGCTTTGTGATCATTATAGATGAGTTAAGAATGAGATGCTAATTCTCATCTAACACATGTTGTTTGAATTCTCATTTAGAATGGTTTGTATATCAATGTCATATGATTTATGTTACCTTCAATTTATTTCGAAACAGAGTTGCGAACTTCTCTTCGTTGTCTCGTTAGACTGTtttgtttccaatttttcatctACATAAAATACATCGTGGACTAATATATCTCATAGCAGAAGAGAAGGGTTGTCAAgtgcaatgagaaaaaaaggCTATAATTGGGTTTAGTTCATAATTACGATGGAtacattttaaaaagtaaattcCTACACAAGTAATTTTATACTATGAAATTCAACATTTTTTGATCCAAAAAATGTTGGCAGATCcctaattttgttgttgtatttatgGGTTTAACCTGTATTatttgttataaataaaatttattttttttattcttttctaaTGGGCTAATAGCTGGAAATCATTAAAATGGGAGGTATcagaaagaatttaaattttcattccccaatatcgcttgtataaataaaataattgaagaaataacTCTAGCCCAAAGGGCTAAAGTGGTATTTtagccctaaaccctaaaatgatatgacaaaaatgtatttaaagagtatagccgaacggctatactttctAAATacattcgaatattttaaaagcatAGCTGAACGGCTAGActcttttaatattaatatattataatattttaagagtatagccgttcggctatactctttaaatattaacACGAAGCTCGCACTCGCAGTCAGCTATTTCGCTTCTCTATCAAACTCAAGCTTCGATTGGTTTTCTTCGGTTTCGGCTGCTTCGTCCTACGGGTTCGGCACCGAAAAAAGACCCAACCCGCCTAGGAGGCCCGCCCAGCCGCCTAGCCcccgcctagcgcccgcctagccTAACATCGCCGGCTTGTTGCAGGTTTTAACGGAGAAAAATCTGATAGCGGAGACAGTTCATTACATTTCttgtgttttgatttttcGGAGTCTATCATTCatttcttgtgttttgtttatgaTTTAGTGTTGTCTTTGAATTATAAAATGGTACTTTTAAATTTGGCAAATTGAAAACAGTTCATTACAACTTACAAGGGGGTATTAACTTTCTTTTTAGTATAGAAAGTTGttaacttttgtttcttttctttttctgtaacTGGGTTTGTGTggttctttccttttctagtGCTCGCTTCGTTTTTGGATGTAATATTTGTGATTTCGACTTGTTCTAATATAATGTTCCTGTTATTTGACAGGAAGCATTGCAAAAACTAGGATTTTACTCGGGTGAGGAAGACATGGAGTCTTCCAGCTTCTCAATGTTAGAATTTGGCATAGATATATTGTTTCTGGTTTTTACAGTTTTCTAAGTAAAAACCTTTTCTCTAGCAACGTATGCTATATTGAATAGAAtccaaaaagagagagagtaaatGAGAATGTTATCAGCCTGCTGCTATATTGCAGCAGAGCCAGCAACAGACACACAAGGCATGACACAAGCTGCCAAAAAACATATCCTAAAAACTAGGACACAATGACTCATCTCCAGCCAATCACAGGTCATTGGAGGCTCAAATTCTTACCCTAGATAAGAATTTGTTACAACAGAAAATCTAGGACAGCTAAGGAAGGACAGCTGTAGACTTTCCTAAAATAGTAAGAAAACTAGCCGTTAACATAATCTGTAACGGCTATTACTAAAAAAGTAAAGTTCCTCAGCTCCTTCGATTCTTCATCCTATTCACTGTCAATCTGCAGGATTAACTTCTGCAGCTTGATTCCATACTAGTAAGCAGCTTAACTCTCAACAGCCTCTCCTAAGCTACTTACTGGTTTAACTCCAAGCTTCAACCTCAAAAAATTGAATCGATCTTTGGGCAAagcttttgtaaaaatatctgCCAACTGTTCTTCACTTCTGCAAAAATTCATCTTGATCACTCCTTCCTGCAAAGCTTCTCTTATGAAATGATACCTTCGATTTATATGCCTTGTTTTCTGATGGAAAACAGGATTTTTGATCATTGAGATTGCTGACATGTTGTCACAAAACAGTGGTGTTGCATCAGATTGCATTTCACCAAAATCATCCAACACAAACCTCAACCAAATGGCTTGAGCTGTTGCCTCAGCTGCTGAGACATATTCAGCTTCTGCAGTTGACAGTGCAACTGTGTTTTGCTTGACAGAAGCCCAAGAAAAAACTCCACTGCCAAAACTGAATGCATATCCAGATGTGCTTCTACTGTCATCTTCACTGCCAGCCCAATCAGAATCACAAAAACCAATCAGGACAGCATTCTTGTCCCTTGTAAACTCAATGCCATAGCTGATAGTGCCTTGAATGTATCTAAGAACCCTTTTTGCAATTCCCATATGCTTCTTTGTGGGACTATGCATGAATCTTGATAACAAACTGGCTGCAAACATTATGTCAGGTCTAGTTGCAGTTAGATACAGCAGACTGCCAActatttttctaaacaaaCCTTCATCAGCCAGGTCACTTCcatcaactttctttagttTCTCACCAGTGGGTAGAGGAATTGTTACTGGCTTACAATCCTCAAGACCAAACTTCACAAGCAAGGACTTTGCATACTTGCTTTGATGAATAAACACCCCTTTTTCAGTTTGTAGAACTCCCATCCCCAAGAAATGATGTAGGAGTCCTAAGTCAGTCATTTCATACTTCTGCATCATGTCCCTTTTAAACTCACTGAGCAGTGCATTACTGCTTCCAGTATAGacaatatcatcaacatatatagAGACAATAATCAGTTTACCTTCTTCATCTGTTCTGGTATATAAAGTGGCCTCACTAGTGCTTCTTTTAAAGTTGCAGCTTGTAAGATAGGTGTCTATTTCACTGTACCAGGCTCTGGGAGCCTGCTTCAAACCATAGAGAGCCTTCTTCAGTTTATAGACTTTTTGACTTGCCTTTTTCACTTCAAACCCTTCTGGTTGCTCAATATAAACCTCCTCCTCAAGTACTCCATTTAAGAAGGCTGACTTAACATCTAATTGGAACAACTTCCAACCCTTTTGAGCTGCAAGTGCAATCAGTGTTCTAATTGTATCTAACCTTGCCACTGGAGCAAAGGTCTCATTATAGTCAATTCCAGGTTTCTGAGCATACCCTTTAGCTACAAGCCTAGTCTTGTGTTTTTGTACTGTTCCATCCAGATTTAGCTTGGTTTTGAACACCCATTTGACTCCTATGACTGGTTTATCCGAGGGTCTTTCCACCAGCTCCCAAGTTTCATTCTTTTCAATGGTTTCAATCTCAGCCTCCATTGCTTCCTTCCATGCTTTGTCTTCAATAGCTTCATAAAACGTTTCAGGTTCAATAATAGTCATGTGACATCTTGCATAGATGTCCTCCAAACTTCTTAACTTTACTGGTGTATTAGTTGGAGTTGGGCCTTGACTGGTGTCACTGCCATTGTTTTCAGAAACATGTTCATCATCTGAGCTTAAATGATTCAGGTTTGGTGAATCAATGCTGTGAATTTCATGTGAGATTTCTGCTTCATTTGTCTCtgaatttccattttcaaagaTGAGAGGCATTGGGACAGATTCATCTTGCTTGCTTTCCCAATTCCAGAATTTATTCTCATAAAAAACAACACTTCTTGAGAGTATAATCTTCTCAGTTTGAAGATTAAAAATCCTGTAACCCTTCTCACAGCTGCCATAACCCATAAAGACACCTTTGCTTGCTTTGTCATCAAACTTCTGTCTAAGGTTTGATGGAATGTGACTGAAGCAGATGCTGCCAAACACTCTCAGATGTTTTACACCTGGTCTTCTTCCTGTGAAAGCTTCAAATGGTGTTTTATCTGAAATAGTAGTGGTATAGCATCTGTTTTGCAGATACACTGCAGTACCAACTGCTTCAGCCCAGAATTTTAAAGGAACTTTCTTCTCAGTCATCATTGATCTTGCCATTTCACAGATGGTTCTGTTTCTTCTCTCAGCAACCccattttgctgaggtgaGTAGGCAATAGTTAGTTGCCTCTCCATGCCAAGGTCACTGCAAAACTCCAGGAATTCATGTGAAGTGTATTCTCCACCTCTGTCACTTCTTAACTTCTTTAAGCTGAATCCACTCTGTAGCTCAACAAAAGCTTTGAACTTTTTGAACACACTTATCACACTTGACTTATTTCTGAGAAAATATACCCAACACATTCTTGAGAAGTCATCAATGAATGTGATGAAGTATTTGTTTCCTCCAATGGACTCATTTTGCATTGGGCCACATACATCTGTGTGTATCAATTCAAGGGGAGTGGTAGCTCTCCAAGGCTTCTCATTTTCAAATGGTTCCCTGTGGCTTTTACCATACACACACCCTTCACATACTCCTTCCTTTTCTGAGAAATTAGGCAGGCCTAACACCATTTGAGTTTGCTGCATTTTTTTCATGCTTGCAAAGTTCAAATGACCCAACCTTCTGTGCCAAATCCATGGATCTTCTTGTACTGCTGCCCTCATTCCCATTGAGCAGATAGACTCCATAGATAGTGGGAAACATCTATTTCCTGCCATTGCAACTTTGGCAACAACATTATCAAGGCTGCTGTCATCACATATCAATGCATAGTTGTCTCCAAATAGGATGTAGTAACCATGCTCCATCATTTGTCCTATACTCAACAAATTCTCATCCAGGCCAGGAACAAGCAGCACTTCATGTATGTATCTTCtcccttttcttgtttcaaCTACAAGTGTTCCCTTTCCTGTGGCTTGAACAAGATCACCAGTGCCCATTTTCACTTTGCAGGTCACTGATCTATCAAGATTGATCAATAAAGCCTCTTGAGAGGTCATGTGGTTGCTGCAGGCACTATCAACAAACCACACAGATTTGCTTGATGCAATTGAACTTGCATGACAAGCATAGAACATTGTTCCTGTGATTGCCTCTTCCTCCTTTGCACAGTTTGCAACTTGCTTACCACTTTCACAGTCCTTGGTTAGATGACCAAATCGACTGCACTTTCCACACTTAGGTTTTCCTTTATATCTGCACACaccaaaatgatatttttggcACACTTGGCACTGTGGTTTCACCCCACCTTGACTGCTACTGCCAGGTTTGTTTTGAGAATCAAAAACGTTGTTCCAATtccctccagagccattattGCTATTAAAGTTTCCACCTTGAGACCAGTTTGAGCCCTTTTTGTTCTGTCCATGCCATTTTTGATTTGACTTTCCCTGAGAACTCTTGTTAGCTCCAGAAGCTTGATTATTTCCAATTCTGAGACTGCTGAAAGCCTTCTCAGTTCCTGCCATTTTATCTCTTTCATCATGCAAATCTTCTCTCTTATCATAGACTTTGACAGAAGCAAGAATTTCTTCAACTCTAATAGTGTCAAGGTCTCTGGTTTCTTCAATAATAGACACTATGGACTTGTACTTCCTACTTAGACTCATCAACAGTTTTTGAACAATCCTTTTCTCTGTTACATCTTCTCCTAGAGATTTCAAGTTGTTTACTATTTCAAAAAACCGAGCCAAGTAGTCATCCAGAGATTCAACATCATTCATTCTTAAATACTCAAAATCAGCTCTAATAGCTTGTAATTTCACAGCTCTTACCTTTTTATCTCCCCTGAACTCTCTTCTCAGGATTTCCCAAGCACCTTTTGCAGTCTTCTCATTTCTGATGCGAGGAAAAAGTTCATCTGTAAGTGCTCCTTGAATAAGACTCAAAGCCTTGGCATTTTTGATCTTATCTTCTCTGGAGATAGTAGGTGCTTCCTCTGGTATTTGCTCAGTCTCACCTTCTTCACTTCCAGAAACTACTTCCTCTTCAATAACCGGCTGTGCTTGTATTCCAAACTCCACTGCATCCCATAAATCATAGGCTATGAGAATGGTCTCCATTTTTACTGACCAAAAATCATAGTTTGCCCCATTGAACTGTGGAGTTCGTAGATCTCCCCCTGCAGATCCTGATCCCACCATTTTTATGTGAGTTTCAGTGAACCAACCAGTAAAGGATTACTCACAGCTCACGCCCCTTCTCTGAAAATCAGActagagctctgataccatgttagaaTTTGGCATAGATATATTGTTTCTGGTTTTTACAGTTTTCTAAGTAAAAACCTTTTCTCTAGCAACGTATGCTATATTGAATAGAAtccaaaaagagagagagtaaa
Proteins encoded in this window:
- the LOC18767990 gene encoding uncharacterized protein LOC18767990, which encodes MGSHYFAQALAMVLIASMLAVGLANKDWQHGNYTGWGFNRGLNKTKGPNKITVGGSENWHYGFDYKQWAWKNGPFYINDTLVFKYDPPNDTTRPHSVYLFQNPWSFMKCDLSQAKMVGKPTQGGGEGFEFVLKSWQPYYFACGEHNGLHCKDGLMRFVVFPMFRGWNY
- the LOC18767496 gene encoding uncharacterized protein LOC18767496 — its product is MGSHYFAQALAMVLVASMLAVGSANKDWQHGNYTGWGFNHGLNETKGPNKITVGGSENWHYGFDYKQWAWKNGPFYINDTLVFKYDPPNDTTRPHSVYLFQNPWSFMKCDLSQAKMVGKPTQGGGKGFEFVLKSWQPYYFACGEYDGLHCKDGLMRFAVFPMFRGWHY